A window of Spodoptera frugiperda isolate SF20-4 chromosome 17, AGI-APGP_CSIRO_Sfru_2.0, whole genome shotgun sequence contains these coding sequences:
- the LOC118276735 gene encoding BUD13 homolog, which produces MGTTINQKAYLQKYLSGPSKDKKKKKKKVIKGTGLKIIDDDIDLSKLRTLEGDELDVFDQGEDAPQIAGIIDDRPEEVKKAEQFSSSTKWKVINQDDGFNSKIQIEEIKRDIKQTEKENELIFGKMYSDSEDEKAKDSDLSPPRKQDSDKPKASKKQDSDSDFSPPRKRASRSPKRSPDRSPRRKQVNRHDGTKRRNDRRSPDSDPSPPRKRDTDKAKASKKHDSDSDFSPPRKKSNRSPKRSPDRSPNRRNMNRSPSRHDGTKRTNDKSHKRRSPNDSDLSPPRKTSKTHGSDSDLSPPRKTDTRSPKRRQFSRWESLPKPDSTKRSSEKSVKRRSPEKSPKRSYKDNFDRNRKRENDSPPPSNKKMAKTLEGKMAGLQDARQLRQENETFRKKEDEVFNKMSDEVSGRNAEVVSRKLKRETSEDRQKQKEKADRQRELDEKYKKWSKGIKQLEEQEARVQEFMHESSKPLARLRDDKDLEDNLRQVERDGDPMLKYMRDRKRERGELGPEKPLYKGNFPPNRFNIRPGYRWDGVDRSNGYEKKYFEQQSKRKAQEEEAYKWSTEDL; this is translated from the exons ATGGGTACAACTATAAACCAGAAAGCGTACTTGCAAAAATATCTGAGTGGTCCGTCGaaagacaaaaagaaaaagaagaaaaaagttATCAAAGGAACTGG ATTGAAAATAATCGATGATGACATTGACCTGTCAAAGCTTCGCACCCTAGAAGGGGACGAGCTAGATGTGTTTGACCAGGGAGAGGACGCCCCCCAGATTGCAGGCATCATTGATGACAGGCCAGAGGAAGTCAAGAAGGCCGAGCAGTTCAGTTCTAGCACCAAATGGAAAGTTATTAATCAG GATGACGGATTCAACagtaaaatacaaatagaaGAGATAAAAAGAGACATAAAACAGACAGAGAAAGAGAATGAACTGATCTTTGGTAAAATGTATAGTGACTCTGAGGATGAAAAGGCAAAGGATTCTGACCTTTCTCCACCAAGGAAACAGGATTCTGATAAACCTAAGGCTTCCAAAAAGCAAGATAGTGACAGTGACTTCAGCCCTCCCAGAAAAAGAGCTAGCAGGTCTCCTAAAAGAAGTCCTGATAGGTCTCCCAGAAGAAAACAAGTTAACAGACATGATGGCACAAAAAGAAGAAATGACAGAAGAAGTCCTGATTCAGATCCTTCTCCTCCAAGAAAGCGGGATACTGATAAAGCTAAAGCTTCGAAGAAGCATGATAGTGACAGTGACTTTAGTCCTCCTAGGAAAAAGAGCAACAGATCTCCTAAAAGAAGTCCAGACAGATCTCCTAACAGAAGAAATATGAACAGATCCCCCTCTAGACATGATGGCACAAAACGGACCAATGACAAGTCCCATAAACGAAGAAGTCCGAATGACTCCGACCTTTCTCCACCGAGAAAAACTTCAAAAACTCACGGCAGTGACAGTGACTTAAGTCCTCCTAGGAAAACGGATACCAGATCTCCTAAAAGAAGACAGTTTAGCAGATGGGAATCTCTTCCCAAGCCTGATAGTACAAAGAGAAGCAGTGAGAAGTCAGTTAAAAGGAGATCTCCAGAGAAGTCGCCAAAGAGGAgttataaagataattttgaTAGGAATAGAAAGAGAGAGAATGATAGCCCCCCACCGTCCAATAAGAAGATGGCTAAGACACTAGAAGGCAAGATGGCGGGTTTGCAAGACGCAAGACAGTTGAGACAAGAAAATGAAACGTTTAGGAAAAAGGAAGATGaagtattcaataaaatgtCTGATGAAGTTTCTGGAAGGAATGCAGAGGTTGTGTCGAGGAAAT TGAAACGAGAAACGTCCGAAGACAGGCAAAAGCAGAAAGAAAAGGCTGACCGACAGAGAGAACTGGATGAAAAATACAAGAAGTGGTCTAAAGG GATAAAACAACTGGAAGAGCAAGAGGCTCGTGTCCAGGAGTTTATGCACGAGTCGTCGAAGCCTCTGGCCCGTCTCCGCGACGACAAGGACCTGGAGGACAACCTGCGGCAGGTGGAGAGGGACGGAGACCCCATGCTGAAGTACATGAGGGATCGGAAGCGAGAGAGAGGGGAGCTAGGACCAG AAAAACCACTATACAAGGGCAATTTCCCCCCAAATCGGTTCAACATTCGCCCCGGCTACCGGTGGGATGGCGTCGACCGGTCCAATGGCTATGAAAAGAAATACTTCGAACAACAAAGCAAGCGCAAGGCACAAGAGGAAGAAGCCTACAAATGGAGTACAGAAGACTTGTAA